The Streptomyces sp. NBC_00306 sequence GCGGCAGATTGAGTTGCTTGCCCAGCTGGTGTGCGGGGGAGCGGATGTCGGCGATCCGCGCGGCCTGAGTTCGCATCCAGCTCCGGGTGAAGGTGAACTCCTCCGCCTCCGCGGGCTCGATGATCGGCACCAGATACTCGTGGACCGCGTCCGGGTCGAGCTCGATCTCGTCCTTGACGAAGCCCTCCGAGCGCAGCAGGTCGTACACCGCGTCGGCCTCGCCCTCCAGCGTCATCCGCAGGCAGTCGCCGATGGTCTGGGGCAGCCCGCCGGGCAGCCGGTCCACCGTGCCGAAGTCCAGCACGCCGAGCCGCCAGGTATCGCCCTCCTCGTCGGGGAGCAGCCGGAAGTTCCCCGGGTGCGGATCCGCGTGCAGCAGACCGGTGCGTGCCGGACCCGAGAACAGGAAACGCGCCAGCAGCTGTCCGGCCCGGTCCCGCTGCTCCTCCGTGCCGTTCGTGATCACTTCGGCCAGCGGGATGCCGTCGATCCACTCCGTCACCAGCACCTGGTCGGACTGGTGCACCACATCGGGCACGAGCACATCGGGATCGTCCGCGAACTCCGCCGCGTGCTCGCTCTGCGCCTGCGCCTCCAGCTCGTAGTCGAGTTCCTCGGAGACCCGGTCGCGCAGCTCGGTGATCAGGGGCTTGATGTCCATCCCCGGGATGAGCGGTCCGAGCAGCCGGGCGAACCGGCTGAGCTGTGTGAGATCGGAGAGCAGCGCTTCACCCGCTCCCGGGTACTGCACCTTCACCGCGACCTCACGGCCGTCGTGCCACACCGCGCGGTGCACCTGCCCGATCG is a genomic window containing:
- a CDS encoding ABC1 kinase family protein; protein product: MSDLPRKAVTRTAKLAALPLGFAGRATWGLGKRIGGKSAEIVAKELQQRTAEQLFKVLGELKGGAMKFGQAMSVFESALPEDIAGPYRAALTKLQDAAPPMPTRTVHAVLAERLGEDWRDFFLSFEDKPAAAASIGQVHRAVWHDGREVAVKVQYPGAGEALLSDLTQLSRFARLLGPLIPGMDIKPLITELRDRVSEELDYELEAQAQSEHAAEFADDPDVLVPDVVHQSDQVLVTEWIDGIPLAEVITNGTEEQRDRAGQLLARFLFSGPARTGLLHADPHPGNFRLLPDEEGDTWRLGVLDFGTVDRLPGGLPQTIGDCLRMTLEGEADAVYDLLRSEGFVKDEIELDPDAVHEYLVPIIEPAEAEEFTFTRSWMRTQAARIADIRSPAHQLGKQLNLPPSYLLIHRVTLSTIGVLCQLNATVRLRDELESWLPGFLPEDDEDSAAIEAPA